The Chiloscyllium punctatum isolate Juve2018m chromosome 2, sChiPun1.3, whole genome shotgun sequence genome has a window encoding:
- the LOC140493536 gene encoding ciliary microtubule inner protein 2B-like, with protein sequence MPFTLPLKTEDVFSTFDPNFMPGYGGYIPKLKSWLGETYGNATLGLLSYEPGQPKSPRLTLTQTKSLYNPQVPRHLLNRTYGHPEITTYAGQVQNTNIKNGYFYPRDGKYHFALKSCVYDNNPEATSAIQTIEELKQREMMKCNRSDLIAPNMSSRPKSAFAPDEIKPPDSCAFIPMVYEPFIDPCRPRKMDIPPTPDQKPVEQHSRIIYRHDSSLHPTYNGFVPGQQFKIGKNWGHSTFNARGIGEEKSQPLCPT encoded by the exons ATGCCGTTTACATTACCCCTCAAAACAGAGGATGTATTTAGTACGTTTGATCCGAACTTCATGCCCGG GTACGGAGGGTACATTCCAAAGTTAAAAAGCTGGTTAGGAGAGACCTACGGCAATGCTACTCTTGGACTCCTGTCATATGAACCTGGACAACCCAAGTCACCACGTTTAACTCTGACTCAAACAAAATCATTGTACAATCCCCAGGTGCCAAGGCATCTGTTGAATAGGACCTACGGTCATCCAGAAATTACCACATATGCGGGGCAGGTGCAGAATACAAATATTAAAAACG GTTACTTCTATCCGAGAGACGGCAAATATCATTTTGCTCTGAAGAGTTGTGTATACGACAACAATCCTGAAGCAACATCTGCCATTCAAACTATAGAAGAATTGAAACAACGTGAAATGATGAAGTGTAACAGGAGTGACCTCATTGCACCAAATATGTCATCAAGGCCTAAATCTGCATTT GCACCAGATGAAATTAAACCACCAGACAGTTGTGCTTTCATCCCTATGGTTTATGAGCCATTTATTGACCCTTGTCGCCCAAGGAAAATGGATATACCCCCAACACCAGATCAAAAGCCAGTGGAGCAGCATAGCAGGATAATTTATAGACATGATTCTTCACTTCATCCCACCTATAATGGTTTTGTTCCAG GTCAGCAGTTTAAGATCGGAAAGAACTGGGGACACAGTACTTTTAACGCGCGGGGCATAGGTGAGGAGAAATCACAGCCACTGTGTCCCACTTGA